The genomic window aagggtctaggcccgaaacatcagcttttgtgctcctgagatgctgcttggcctgctgtgttcatccagcttcacactttgttttgggtctggacccttcttcagaaatgggggaggggaaggggattctgaaataaatacagaagaGGGGGAGGCTGTTGGAAGATAGAtagcagtttcagggccgaagagattacaagagggttgcagtgggagagagatccactgaggtctttctggagggaggggggcaacttcttcaagttgggcatccttagaagaggctttctTGCTggagagctgcttggcctgctgtgttcatccagctcaacaccttgttatcacagattccccagcatcggcggttcccaccatctctgaatcaattttaaccccactgcaaagcctcttctaaggaagcccaccttgaagaagttactcccctccctccagaaagacctcagtggatctctctcccactgcaaccctcttgtaatctcttccgcCCTGAAACTGCTATctatcttccatccgcctcccccccactatttatttcagaatccccatcccctcccccatttctgaagaagagttcagacccgaaacgtcagtcttcctgctcctatgatgctgcttggtctgctgtgtacatccagctctccaccttgctaTCTCTTCTACAGGCTTGGGTTTGGAAATCTAGAGAACATTAAGTGCCTGTGGCACGAATTCATTATTGGGTGTCCTGGTTTCAAATCCGACCATGGCACCTGTGGAATTTTAATTTAGCTAACTGGAGCAAATAGCAACTGTCAGCGATGGTGTCCATGTAACTACCAGTTAGATGTAAAATGACACGCAGGTCACTAGGGAGCGAGATTCGCGCTGTACACTCTCTCTGACTAGCGCCACAGCTATCTGAAATCTAGGCCAGCAATTACTTAACATTGTAACCACACCCATATTCGCATAAGTGTATTAAAAACAAACTCTAACGTGAAACCACAGATGAAGAGGATTTTAATTGAGACCATAAAACAGGACAGCACAGGCATCAGCGTGGTGTCGCCCTGAAGTGCGAGTCATCGGGAAcccggataataaaatgtgaggctggatgaacacagcaggccaaccagcatctcaggagcacgaaagctgacgtttcgggcctagacccttcatcagagagggtctaggcccgaaacgtcagcttttgtgctcctgagatgctgcttggcctgctgtgttcatccagcctcacattttattatcttggaattctccagcatctgcagttcccattatccccaaggTACTTTCCCGTCTAGGACAGCGCTCTCTTCGGCTCAAACAAATCAAAGAATTGCCTTGACACTCTCTCGGCTCAAGCTTAAATCAAAGACAATCTCGACACTTCGTTCTCTCTCTGCGTTCGTTCTGCCCGACGGAGTTGACGCGAAGTGCTAAACGGGTAAAAGGTTGATCCTGCTGAATGCAATTATCCCAGCTGAGAATCTAGCCAAGTGAGCAGAGTTGGGCATATTAGACTGGGAGGGGAACAGGTTGAGCTGGGTGAGGCTGGGTTGGATCGGAATAGCTTAAACTGGGACAAACTGGGTTGAGCTGGGTTAGGACAGGCTGGAGTACTTTAGGAGAGACTGGGTTGAGGTGGATCAGGGTAGGCTGGGCTAGGACAGGCTGGAGTACTTTAGGAGAGACTGGGTTGAGGTGGATCAGGGTAGGCTGGGCTAGGACAGGCTGGAGTACTTTAGGAGAGACTGAGTTGAAGTGGATCAGGGTAGGCTGGGCTAGGACAGGCTGGAGTACTTTAGGACAGACTGAGTTGAAGTGGATCAGGGTAGGCTGGGCTAGGACAGGCTGGAGTACTTTGGGAGAGACTGAGTTGAAGTGGATCAGGGTAGGCTGGGCTAGGACAGGCTGGAGTACTTTGGGAGAGACTGGGTTGAGGTGGATCAGGGTAGGCTGGGCTAGGACAGGCTGGAGTACTTTAGGAGAGACTGGGTTGAGGTGGATCAGGGTAGGCTGGGCTAGGACAGGCTGGAGTACTTTAGGAGAGACTGAGTTGAAGTGGATCAGGGTAGGCTGGGCTAGGACAGGCTGGAGTACTTTGGGAGAGACTGGGTTGAGGTGGATCAGGGTAGGCTGGGCTAGGACAGGCTGGAGTACTTTAGGAGAGACTGGGTTGAAGTGGATCAGGGTAGGCTGGGCTAGGACAGGCTGGAGTACTTTAGGAGAGACTGAGTTGAAGTGGATCAGGGTAGGCTGGGCTAGGACAGGCTGGAGTACTTTGGGAGAGACTGGGTTGAGGTGGATCAGGGTAGGCTGGGCTAGGACAGGCTGGAGTACTTTAGGAGAGACTGGGTTGAGGTGGATCAGGGTAGGCTGGGCTAGGACAGGCTGGAGTACTTTAGGAGGGACTGAGTTGCGGTGGATCAGGATAGGCTGGGCTAGGACAGGCTGGAGTACTTTGGGAGAGACTGGGTTGAGGTGGATCAGGGTAGGCTGGGCTAGGACAGGCTGGAGTACTTTGGGAGAGACTGGGTTGAGGTGGATCAGGGTAGGCTGGGCTAGGACAGGCTGGAGTACTTTGGGAGAGACTGGGTTGAGGTGGGTCAGGGTAGGCTGGGCTAGGACAGGCTGGAGTACTTTGGGAGAGACTGGGTTGAGGTGGATCAGGGTAGGCTGGGCTAGGACAGGCTGGAGTACTTTGGGAGAGACTGGGTTGAGGTGGATTAGGGTAGGCTGGGCTAGGACAGGCTGGAGTACTTTGGGAGAGACTGGGTTGTGGTGGATCAGGGTAGGCTGGGCTAGGACAGGCTGGAGTACTTTGGGAGAGACTGGGTTGTGGTGGATCAGGGTAGGCTGGGCTAGGACAGGCTGGAGTACTTTGGGAGAGACTGGGTTGAGGTGGATCAGGGTAGGCTGGGCTAGGACAGGCTGGAGTACTTTGGGAGAGACTGGGTTGAGGTGGATCAGGGTAGGCTGGGCTAGGACAGGCTGGAGTACTTTGGGAGAGACTGGGTTGAGGTGGATCAGGGTAGGCTGGGTTATTTCTGACTCACGCTCTCCAACGCTCTGCAGAAGCCAAAGCCGGACCTCGAGAGAAGTCTCTCCAAACCCTTGGGTGAATCttgttatttgtttaaaaagtgtTTACAAAGACATTTCCGACTTCTGCTGCCCCAGACAAGGGATTAAAAATGATGGAATCCTGCGAAGATATCGACAATGTGCATCAGGATGGCAAAGTACTGAGCAGCATTTTGTTGTTCAGCACCGGACTGCTCGGCAACATTGTCGCCCTGGCCATTCTGGGCAAACACAAGTGGGACAGCCGGCAAGGGGTATCCGTGTTTTATATCCTTGTCACCGGTCTGGTGCTGACCGACCTGTTCGGAAAATGCCTCATTAGCCCGGTGGTGTTCGCTTCTTACGCTTCAAACCTCACCTTGAAAGCCCTGGCGGGTAACAACACTCTGTGTGCCTACTTCTCCTTTTCCATGTCGTTCTTCGGCTTAGCCTCAATGTTTATCCTGTTCGCCATGGCCCTGGAATGCTGGCTGTCCATAAGCCACCCGTTCTTTTATCAGGAACATTTCACCAAGCGCCGGGCCGTCCTCATTTTGCCTCTGGTTTACATTTGCTGCCTCTTGCTTTGCACAATGCCTTTGGTGGGTTTTGGGAGAACCAAGCAGTACTGCCCGGGGACTTGGTGCTTCTTTAACATGAACGAAGTGGACTCGCTGCCCTTTTCGGTGGTCTACGCGACCCTCATGGCTATCCTCATTGTCGCCGTGATCCTGTGTAACAGCTCCGTGGCTATTAACTTGACCAAAATGTACCGGAGGCAAAGGCGAATGAGTAATCCCAACCTGAGCGTGTGCGCTCGCTCCCGTGAGCAGTTCACCCACTCTGAGGAGATGGAGAATCTCATCCTCTTGGTTCTAATGAGTACCATCTTCCTCATTTGTTCCCTGCCTCTCACGGTAagtccactttttttttaatcatcccTTTTTTTTGGTCCAGTGTACTTATAAACTAAAACACCGTGAAGGCGAGCAAAGGAAAAACATAGCGAGCCGGTGTGCGGGAATAGGCACCGCTCTCCGCCGGCTGCACACCAGTCACAGCGTGTTATTATAAATTCATCCTCGAGAGACAATTTCAAATGTTGTAAACCTCGGAAATAAGTGAGAAGGATTGTAACAGACTTTAAGAGAATGCCCTTTGGCGAAGGCTCCACACAAAGAGATTTAAGCGAAGGAATTTCTTTCGATAGATGGTAGAATGTAACATGTAACAGGACGAAGTAATTTGACGGTGACAAAACCATTTAGTTTTCGATCCGAGGTTTTGTAGGTGGAGGCGGGGGAGGGAGGAATGTCCAAACGGTTTTATCTAACAGTGACTGGAATATTGTGGGGATCTGCACTTTTCCCAATATGTGTTCGCACGTATTAATTAGGTTAATAGATACATTTGATGCAGTAAGGTGCATCTTTCGATAAAGGGGTCCTCCCGATGTCACGGGTATTATGTTGGGAGACTCTTCCAAAAGAAGTTTCGCTTCCCCTACCGCGGGCAGCCTTTGCATGTACCTCGGTCTTTGTTTCAGAAACGCGAGTGATTTAGCGATGCAGGTTAAAAaaagttttttgaaaaaaaaggatcCGGGTGATTTGGCGGCGGAAAAGACCGTTCAAACGGTGCGAAAAAGGGTTTCTGGATACAGAGGGATATCGAGGCAGAAAAGATCAGAACATTTCCCTTTCTCGCAGaagaatttctgatttccattgttttgttctgaaaaaaaaacgaATTGTCTCAATACGTTTTTGTGGCAACTGTCATAGCTGTGGGATGGATCAGTTTATGGTTGTGGTTAACTGAAAAAAACAACTGGAATGAATAAAAGTAGGATTGCTTGATTATTACTCAACTGAAACTCTTCGCTAAaatctttggcaggaagaatttacGCTTTGCTTTTGACACCGAACATATATCTAGGTCATGAGTCCCTTATTATCATTAAGCAAACATAATGATGTCGATCATGGGAATGAATCCCAGGACAATGATTTTTCTGGCAGGTTTGTGTATGAACAAGGTGCCAGGCCGTCAGCTCTGTtggcatttgttttttttaaatgtttgcacATTAATGATTTAACTAGTCTATCAGTACAGATACAATTCATGACAGTCCTGACTTTTTAAGTGCGAGATCAGTCTCCAAGCATTCATTGCACCTTTTCCAGATCACCCACCTCATGAGGATCAAAGTTAACACAGCACTCTGAATGATATCTTAATCAATTTTTGCACACAACTATTATTCTTTCAGCTTTATATTAGTTACTTTACTTGCCTTATCAATTGCTTCCTGCCGCCAGTTATACAGCCTCTGAAACTTGCTTATTGATATTCCTGAATCTTTCCCACCCATGGTAGGAACTGTTGAACAGAAGCTTCCAGACCAATTTGTCTGCGGTTTGTTGTGGCGAAGTTTCTAAGATCTGTTAGGAAGGGTAGAGTGACTGGCAGTTCAGTAATTATGAACCCCTGACCAGGAGAAACAGCACAGCTTTGAATTGAGTAAACCATATCTAATGAACCTAGTGGAATTGTTTTGATGTGGTAACAAACATGGTTATCAAGGAGTGCCAATGGATATTGTGTAggtagattttaaaaagatatttgagATTCTACATAGGAAATAGTCAATAAAAAACGTGAGCACATTGAATATGAGGAGACATGTTAGTTTTGATTGGAAATTTGGGTAGGAAGTAGGAGACAGAGAATTAGGATAATGGGTGTGCATCAAATTGATAGTTGTTGGTAGTGATGTCAACCAAGAATCTATCCTAGGGTATCAATTGTTCACTATATTTAGAAATAATTTGAGGGAGTAGGGAACTCTTTATCTAGGCTTACTGAAGACACCTAAGTGGCAGGTAAAATTGTGCAGACAGGCCACAAGGGAAACATTAATAGATTAAATGAATGTGCAGAACCATGGCAAATCATATTCAATGTTTGAAAATCTCAGTCGATCTATTTTGGATCTAAGAGACAATGAAGTATTCCGAAATGGCAAGAAGCTTGAAACTGTTGATGAGCAGATGAATTTAGAGGTTCAGGCTGAGAAGTTATGCTAATGGACAgggacaaaaaaaatgaaaagattgATCACATTAGCCTTTATCTCAAAGACTACACACAATGAGGCATGCATTATTTCATGTTTGAACAGCAGACCGATTAGACTCCACCTTGTGATaggaagagctgcagatgctggagtctgtgataacaaagtgtggagctggaggaacacagcaggccaaagcacatcagaggaacagtaaaggtgacgtttctgaagaaggatcaactccctcccacccccactcctcagacgatctgtccatcctaggcctcctgcattgccacaatgacgccacccgaaagatgcaggaatggCATCTggcatttcgcttgggaaccctgcagcccaagggtatcaatgtggacttcacaagcttcaaaatctcccctcccccgaccgcatcccaaatccagcctcGCCTCCCTAGgcattcctcccacctcgagtcccgtccccatctcctacctactaacctcatccctaaCCGTAGGtccttgacctgaccatcctctctggactgacctatcccctcctaactccccaccttcattcaccttctttggcctgtctgtctacTCTCACCCtagcttctcctttatccatctcctatccacctccccctgtctccctatttatttcagaatccccttcctttcccccatttctgaagaagggtctcaacctgaagcatcaaactttcctgctcctctgcttggcctgctgtgttcatctagcttcacaccatgttatctcagattctccagcatcggcagttcctactatctttatattttgagtccagtgaatcttcatcaaaactgaaagcagctgggGAGTGGTGCCATTTATTCTGATGATGTTTGACATGGGGGTATTGGGAGGCAATGGAATAGGCGTGAGTGAAATATATAGGGATGGTGCCCAGAGAGAGGGAGTAAAAAGAAAACGAGAAGCAAAGAGATTGCTGCTGGTGAGCTAGGAGAGAGACAAATGCTGAATGGCTGCTAATGCGAAGTGTGTACAGTTGAGAATGGATTCATTTTGCTAGGAGCATACAAAGCAAGCCATGGAAGTGAGTAACGCACATGGAGGCAGGTGCTTATGCTGTTAAATGGTTAAACAAAGCCTGCGTTGAACTTTGCTTGGGCACTGCAACAGGCAGACATGGTGGCATGACATTACAATTAGTtcatagcaacattttaaaattgcattgcCAGCGTAGAACTGGAATGCTAATGATACATGATAAGCAGTTTTCCTGGCAA from Stegostoma tigrinum isolate sSteTig4 chromosome 10, sSteTig4.hap1, whole genome shotgun sequence includes these protein-coding regions:
- the LOC125455304 gene encoding prostaglandin D2 receptor-like — its product is MMESCEDIDNVHQDGKVLSSILLFSTGLLGNIVALAILGKHKWDSRQGVSVFYILVTGLVLTDLFGKCLISPVVFASYASNLTLKALAGNNTLCAYFSFSMSFFGLASMFILFAMALECWLSISHPFFYQEHFTKRRAVLILPLVYICCLLLCTMPLVGFGRTKQYCPGTWCFFNMNEVDSLPFSVVYATLMAILIVAVILCNSSVAINLTKMYRRQRRMSNPNLSVCARSREQFTHSEEMENLILLVLMSTIFLICSLPLTIRAYIGAFAPDNNEEGDLIALRLASVNSIVDPWVFIILRTSLFRKLLFMCWKFTLHV